TCTCAGATTTTGTATGCCTCAGATCCTGCATGTCTAAGATTATCACATCCACCCTTGGCCATGTGAGATTCAATGTATAATGATGATGAGTGAGCTGACTGCCCAGCCCTGGAATCGTCAGCTGCTGTCCGTGTATTCCTAGATCGAGTCTACTGTGGAGTGTGAAATAATGCTTACCATGAAACTGATTGAAATAGTTTGATTCTGCTGTGTTTAtgtggtatatatatatttataattcctTGATGAAACTGTGAACAGATTAACAAATGAACTGAAGCGGCCGATGAGAGTTTTAGGCTGGTATCATTCACATCCACATATAACAGTGTGGCCGTCACACGTAGGTTAGTGAGTTTAAACAGAGTTTATAGCGGTCCTTGAAACTTCTTAAATATGAACTCCGTGTTTATAACTGCATGATTCACACGTTTCCTGTTTCCCCGCGACCCATGAAACACATTCATACATTGTAGATGTACGAACTCAAGCAATGTATCAGTTGATGGATGATTGTTTCATTGGACTCATTTTCTCAGTTTATTCagaggataaacaaacaaaggTAAAGTTAAAATATCTGTGAAAATTGTGGACACATTTCTACaattctgaatccagttctaaAGTTCTGGTTCCGCAATTGTGAGTTAATCCGATAAGACTGAGTAGATCTATAATATCTGATGAGTTGTATGTTTATTCTATTTCAGCAATGTAGGATTCAAGTGACTTGTTTTCAATCAGTGAATCAGAGTCCAGAAGGGGAACCACCGCAGTCAGTACCGACAACTTCTCTTCattctcaaatattcaaatctataTTTGTGTATTCAGTGGGTGGctagaaaaatattgaaattgttttaaatatttcagataTATGCGTATTGAGATACCACTACATATAAAACAACAGAATTCAATGAGTCAAAGTTGTTTGGAATCTCTGGTGGAATTACCGAAAATTCTCACTCGTGAAGAAGAGGAAGAATATGAGAGAACGATGATTACTGGAAATAACTTAGATCTGATAAATAGAATACATAACGGTGCTGGTAGGTATCataataaatcagtttttgaaagtgtgctggtaaaatgtctaatgtctggtgtttgtagttcattttcaattaaaaatgtctcaggtgaagcactgaacacatgtgaagtgtggacgatcatcACAAAGTGGAATGTGCTGGGGGCACACAGACCAGGCTCATCGCCTGAAGGGTTGTAGCATGTGTTGAATACTTATATATTGTGTTTATTTTAATTGCAGTATTTTCCAAATCTTTATGTCACATAATGGAAGTAATGTCAGGACCTTTGATGCATACTTTAGAAAGTCGTTTGAAGCAGAATGAACTGAAATTAAAGAGTCTTTCACAGGAACGAGATTCACttttaaaacaattaaaatcaaCTCGCAACTAGTTTTCAACTAGTGTTCAACTAGTGTTCAACTAGTGTTCAACTGGTGTTCAACTAGTGTTCAACTGGTGTTCAACTGGTGTTCAACTAGTGTTCAACTGGTGTTCAACTAGTGTTCAACTATCTGAGTTTTGTACTTCATCAGAACTGATCAAATTATTGTACATAAATGCTGTAATACCCgtttatcattgaaatgaataaaattttgttataaaaaggaaatttgaatatttacttATTGAGGCAGCCTAAGAAAGCCCAGCACCCAGAATACCAAACTGGTATCTATTTCATCCAGAGCGTtgaattgtaaaaaaatataaggattcgaacccccGCGCCCACACGGATGGATACGCCCGTCAGTGGGAAGTGTGAATAATCCACTACCCCTTTAGAACCAATTCAATTATAATTTTATTGATGTTTATTTGTGACCACATAAACTTGATAACATCAGCTACACTCATCATTCAACAAGACAAAATTttcatcaagataattgatttaaaaaaagcatTTTCTCTAAACaccaattcaatcaattatatTAAAACACCTGCTTACGACGAGTGTGAAATATCCACTACCCCTTCAATACACGTGTGATGCGTAGAATTCAGTAAAATGTCtttttttattagaaataaaacgAAATCTGAAGTAACAACGATTCGAAATAAAAAGGTGATGATAACTCAATGAATCATGTGAATTTTTgtgtatatttgattatttttaaatGAGTTCTGATGAATTAAAGTGTCTGATGATTAGTCTGTGATTAAACCGCTCCCAATCAATccaattagaatttatttctCTATTTTAGCCTCTCGTGAAATCGAAGAGTTTCGGTGGAAAACAGCAAAAATCTGGCCGAGATGCAGTTAGAGGGTCTGCTCCCCGCAGAGATACAGCCAGTGGAGGGACTGCTCCAGCTGCTAAACGCAGAGATACAGTCGGAGGAGGGACTGCTCCAGCTGCCAAACGTAGGAAACCAAATGAAACCAACAACAATAATTATAAAGGTGGATTAAATGACGAGATAGCAAGTGATTCAGACAGGTACGAAATATATATCGGTATAAATTCCAATCTCTGAGGAGaagggagaggagaggtgagaggaggggagagagtgggtgagaggaggggagagagtgggtgaggggaggggaagagggagaggggagaaaGTGggtgaggagaggagagagtgggtgaggggaggagagagaaagagggGAGAGtgggtgagaggagagagtgggtgagaggggagagggaggaagagggagaggagagaggaagtGAGATTGAAGATAAAGGAGATAAGGGAATGAAACACATGTGACTGATTACtgataattgattgattgaattatGTTTTTAAAGTGATTTAGATTTGGGTCAAGATAAAATCAATGAGAAGTCAGCTGCGGCGGGCGGGTATTCATCAGAGGAGGATCTAGAAACCGCTCAAGAAAAACGAATACGTTTGGCAAAACAGTATTTATCACAACTGGAGAATGAAGGTCAGTGACTGACACCGGTTGGATGTTTGAATCTAGATTCTCTCACTGAGACCGGTCGGATGTTTATAGATCTATAGACGAATCTAGATTCTCTCACTGAGACCGGTCGGATGTTTATAGATCTATAGATGAATCTAGATTCTCTCACTGAGACCGGTCGGATGTTTATAGATCTATAGGCGAATCTAGATTCTCTCACTGAGAACGGTCGGATGTTTATAGATCTATAGATGAATCTAGATTCTCTCACTGAGAACGGTCGGATGTTTATAGATCTATAGATGAATCTAGATTCTCTCACTGAGACCGGTCGGATGTTTATAGATCTATAGACGAATCTAGATTCTCTCGCTGAGACCGGTCGGATGTTTATAGATCTATAGATGAATCTAGATTCTCTCACTGAGAACGGTCGGATGTTTATAGATCTATAGATGAATCTAGATTCTCTCACTGAGACCGGTCGGATGTTTATAGATCTATAGATGAATCTAGATTCTCTCACTGAGACCGGTCGGATGTTTATAGGTCTATAGATGAATCTAGATTCTCTCACTGAGACCGGTCGGATATTTATAGATCTATAGACGAATCTAGATTCTCTCACTGAGACCGGTCGGATGTTTATAGATCTATAGATGAATCTAGATTCTCTCACTGAGACCGGTCGGATGTTTATAGGTCTATAGATGAATCTAGATTCTCTCACTGAGACCGGTCGGATGTTTATAGATCTATAGATGAATCTAGATTCTCTCACGGAGACCGGTCGGATGTTTATAGATCTATAGATGAATCTAGATTCTCTCACTGAGACCGGTCGGATGTTCATAGATCTATAGATGAATCTAGATTCTCTCACTGAGACCGGTCGGATGTTTATAGGTCTATAGATGAATCTAGATTCTCTCACTGAGACCGGTCGGATGTTTATAGATCTATAGATGAATCTAGATTCTCTCACTGAGAACGGTCGGATGTTTATAGGTCTATAGATGAATCTAGATTCTCTCACTGAGAACGGTCGGATGTTTATAGATCTATAGATGAATCTAGATTCTCTCACTGAGACCGGTTGGATGTTTATAGATCTATAGATGAATCTAGATTCTCTCACTGAGACCGGTCGGATGTTTATAGATCTATAGATGAATCTAGATTCTCTCACTGAGACCGGTTGGATGTTTATAGATCTATAGATGAATCTAGATTCTCTCACTGAGACCGGTCGGATGTTTATAGATCTATAGATGAATCTAGATTCTCTCACTGAGACCGGTTCGATGTTTGAGTCTAGATTCTCTCACTGAGACCGGTCGGATGTTTATAGATCTATAGATGAATCTAGATTCTCTCACTGAGACCGGTTGGATGTTTGAATCTAGATTCACTGAGACCGGTTCGATGTTTGAATCTAGATTCTCTCACTGAGACCGGTCGGATGTTTATAGATCTATAGATGAATCTAGATTCTCTCACTGAGACCGGTTGGATGTTTGAATCTAGATTCTCTCACTGAGACCGGTTCGATGTTTGAATCTAGATTCTCTCACTGAGACCGGTCGGATGTTAATAGATCTATAGATGAATCTAGATTCTCTCACTGAGACCGGTTGGATGTTTGAATCTAGATTCTCTCACTGAGACCGGTCGGATGTTAATAGATCTATAGATGAATCTAGATTCTCTCACTGAGACCGGTTGGATGTTTGAATCTAGATTCTCTCACTGAGACCGGTTCGATGTTTGAATCTAGATTCTCTCACTGAGACCGGTCGGATGTTTATAGATCTATAGATGAATCTAGATTCTCTCACTGAGACCGGTCGGATGTTTATAGATCTATAGATGAATCTAGATTCTCTCACTGAGACCGGTTGGATGTTTATAGATCTATAGATGAATCTAGATTCTCTCACTGAGACCGGTCGGATGTTTATAGATCTATAGATGAATCCAGATTCtctgtatttcatatttttatttgattagaAAAATTACAAGACGAAGATCGAGAAGCTCAAAAAGATTTAATCGCTCATCGTTTAAAACAGGATGTGGTAAGAATTACTGTAATATAATACAACTGAGTTTACTAAATCTATCGACATGTTTCATGTTCTATCGGTATGTTTCATGTTCTATCAGCATGTTTCATGTTCTATCGGTATGTTTCATGTTCTATCGACATGTTTCATGTTCTATCGACATGTTTCATGTTCTATCGACATGTTTCATGTTCTATCGGTATGTTTCATGTTCTATCGACATGTTTCATGTTCTATCGACATGTTTCATGTTCTATCGGCATGTTTCATGTTCAATCGGTATGTTTCATGTTCTATCGACATGTTTCATGTTCTATCGACATGTTTCATGTTCTATCGACATGTTTCATGTTCTATCTGTATGTTTCATGTTCTATCGGTATGTTTCATGTTCTATCGGCATGTTTCATGTTCTATCGACATGTTTCATGTTCTATCGGCATGTTTCATGTTCTATCGGTATGTTTCATGTTCTATCGACATGTTTCATGTTCTATTGACATGTTTCATGTTCTATCGACATGTTTCATGTTCTATCGGTATGTTTCATGTTCTATCGGTATGTTTCATGTTCTATCGACATGTTTCATGTTCTATCGGTATGTTTCATGTTCTATCGGTATGTTTCATGTTCTATCGACATGTTTCATGTTCTATCGGTATGTTTCATGTTCTATCGGTATGTTTCATGTTCTATCGACATGTTTCATGTTCTATCGGTATGTTTCATGTTCTATTGGTATGTTTCATGTTCTATCGACATGTTTCATGTTCTATCGGTATGTTTCATGTTCTATCGGTATGTTTCATGTTCTATCGGTATGTTTCATGTTCTATCGACATGTTTCATGTTCTATCAACATGTTTCATGTTCTATCGACATGTTTCATGTTCTATCTGTATGTTTCATGTTCTATCGGTATGTTTCATGTTCTATCGGcatgtttcatgttttatCGGTATGTTTCATGTTCTATCGGTATGTTTCATGTTCTATCGGTATGTTTCATGTTCTATCGGTATGTTTCATGTTCTATCGGtatgtttcattttctatcGACATGTTTCATGTTCTATCGACATGTTTCATGTTCTATCGACATGTTTCATGTTCTATCGGCATGTTTCATGTTCTATCGACATGTTTCATGTTCTATCGACATGTTTCATGTTCTATCGACATGTTTCAAAtctgtttgtttttttcagttgGAACAAAGTGGACGATTGCACAGATATATCGCTGATCAGGTAAATCAGCTGATTATAAACGTATTCAATGGCTACCTCCataaatcaccctatgacatcatactAACAGTTGcctgtgtatatatatttgtagttTTTACCACCGGAAGCTGAAGATATCAGTGTCCTACGTGCTCATCAGTTACCATTAACGTGTTTAGTGATTTCACCtgataataaatacattttcactgCGTCCAAAGATTGTCATATTATCAAATGTAAGTATTTACAACTgatgacagaatccagttacacagttttTTGTGGaatttcaactgattttatCTCTCACAATTGTCGATctgattttattgtttatcGTGTTTTATTTCCAGGGAATTTAGAAACTTGTCAGAAAATTCATACGATTAAAGGTGGTAAGAAACTGGATCCAAAAACAAGCGCTGGTCACAAGTCTCATGTTTTATGTTTGGCTATTTCATCAGATAACAAATTTCTAGTAGGTTTTACACAATTTTATACTGATATTTGACGGTTTAACTCTGAAGAGTTGGTGCTCATTGAATTCATGTATTTTCAGGTTTCTGGTGATTGCGATAAATTGATTCATGTTTGGAATCCAGAAAATTGTCAACATATTCGAACATTTACAGGACACAGAGATTCTGTTTCAGTGAGTTttagtttattatatttcaccgagtAGTTTGAACTCGAAGCCGAAGATGATATGAATTGTATTTGAATACGGTATTTATAGGGTTTAGTTTTCCGTAAAGGAAGTCATCAGTTGTTCAGTTCTTCACACGACAGATCAGTGAAAATATGGGATTTAGATCAAATGGCTTACGTTGAAACGTTGTAAGTATCCAAACAATAGCTTACTCATTACCCTGCACATATATGATGAAAGCATTTCATCAATTTGGTTGAAATGATGGTTTATCTTTCAGATTTGGTCATCAAGATAAAATCACAGCAATAGATTCGTTATCTCGAGAGAGAGCGATCACATCAGGAGGCGGCGACCGGTCCATTCGTATCTGGAAAATCATTGAAGAATCACAACTAGTTTTTCATGGTCATCAGTAAGTTAAAATGATGACTAGTAGAATCTGACCAGTAGAGTCTGACCAGTAGAGTCTGACCAGTAGAGTCTGACCAGTAGAATCTGACCAGTAGAGTCTGACCAGTAGAGTCTGATCAGTAGAGTCTGACCAGTAGAATCTGACCAGTAGAGTCTGACCAGTAGAATCTGACCAGTAGAGTCTGACCAGTAGAGTCTGACCAGTAGAGTCTGACCAGTAGAGTCTGACCAGTAGAGTCTGACCAGTAGAGTCTGACCAGTAGAGTCTGATCAGTAGAGTCTGACCAGTAGAATCTGACCAGTAGAGTCTGACCAGTAGAGTCTGACCAGTAGAGTCTGACCAGTAGAGTCTGACCAGTAGAGTCTGACCAGTAGAGTCTGACCAGTAGAATCTGACCAGTAGAGTCTGACCAGTAGAGTCTGACCAGTAGAGTCTGACCAGTAGAGTCTGACCAGTAGAATCTGACCAGTAGAGTCTGACCAGTAGAATCTGACCAGTAGAGTCTGACCAGTAGAGTCTGACCAGTAGAGTCTGACCAGTAGAATCTGACCAGTAGAGTCTGACCAGTAGAGTCTGACCAGTAGAGTCTGACCAGTAGAGTCTGACCAGTAGAGTCTGACCAGTAGAGTCTGACCAGTAGAGTCTGACCAGTAGAATCTGACCAGTAGAGTCTGACCAGTAGAATCTGACCAGTAGAGTCTGACCAGTAGAGTCTGACCAGTAGAGTCTGACCAGTAGAGTCTGACCAGTAGAGTCTGACCAGTAGAGTCTGACCAGTAGAGTCTGACCAGTAGAATCTGACCAGTAGAATCTGACCAGTAGAGTCTGACCAGTAGAGTCTGACCAGTACAGTGTTTACAATACTggtgtttgaaatcagttttatactgataggtttgatttattttcagtggtTCTATTGATTGTGTATCATTGATAAATGAACAGCATTTTGTCTCCGGTGCCGATGACAAGTAagtatgatgtcatagggtgatttatGGATGAAGCCAttgatgtatatttaattgtgtGATATAATGTCAGTTCTCTAGCTGTGTGGAGCgttatgaagaaaaaaccgtgCGCTCTCATTAGAAACGCTCACAGTAATTCAACTGACGACACTGAAATAAACACAACATCAAAACCTGAAGAGAACTGGATTTCAGCAGTTTCATCATTACAGCATACTGATCTAATAGCATCAGGTGAGAGCAGTGTATACCAGTTGTACAGcctggggggagggggaggggggttataCAGGGGGATCAACTCATCATTACAGCATACTGATCTAATAGCATCAGGTGAGAGCAGTGTATACCAGTGTGTAGcctggggggagggggaggggggttataCAGGGGGATCAACTCATCATTACAGCATACTGATCTAATAGCATCAGGTGAGAGCAGTGTATACCAGTTGTACAGcctggggggaggggggaggggggttataCAGGGGGATCAACTCATCATTACAGCATACTGATCTAATAGCATCAGGTGAGAGCAGTGTATACCAGTTGTACAGCctgggggggaggggggaggggggttataCAGGGGGGATCAACTCATCAGTACAGCATACTGATCTAATAGCATCAGGTGAGAGCAGTGTATACCAGTTGTACAgcctgggggggggggttataCAGGGGGGATCAACTCATCAGTACAGCTTACTGATCTAATAGCATCAGGTGAGAGCAGTGTATACCAGTTGTACAgcctggggggggggggggttataCAGGGGGGATCAACTCATCAGTACAGCATACTGATCTAATAGCATCAGGTGAGAGCAGTGTATACCAGTTGTACAgcctggggggggggggttataCAGGGGGGATCAACTCATCAGTACAGCATACTGATCTAATAGCATCAGGTGAGAGCAGTGTATACCAGTTGTACAGCCTGGGGGATCCGGGATTATGGTTAGGCAAGATCGATATCTAACTGTTGGGTGCAGAGAAaacctccctctcccctccctctcccctccctctcctccctctcttccCTCTCCTCTTTCCCAGATCCATTTAATGTTGTTTCCTATTGATTGTCAGCAGGTTCTAAAGATGGTCGCATCAGATTGTGGAGAATTCTAGATGATTATAGGAAACTGGAACCGTTATTCTCTGTACCAGTCGTAAGTGTTTCATTCTGAGATTCAAACTTTAGAGAATTAAtgtaaacaattcattaaatatatttctgattCTATTTTCCTCATCAGGAAATTCAACTCAAATTGCCCTGCAATCTCTTCACATGAACTATGCTGTAGTATATTGAAATGTATGACAcgtttgtattgtattgtaggtCGGGTTTGTGAATAGTTTACAGTTTGCCAGTGACGGTAGTTTCCTAGTTGCCGCAGTAGGACAGGAACATAAATGGGGCCGATGGTGGAGAATGAAAGATGCTAAGAATTCTTTAGTTATCATTCgattaaagaaaaaatcagaGACATGAAATGTAAACTGGATTGATTTGGATGTTGGGACAATAAAGTCATGATAAAACAATCTTGGAGTTTAAACTGTAAGGTTTTCGTTCTAGGATTCTTTAGACCTCTGCATTGAGGAAATACAGTTTTATAGGCATAGACTCTGTAGACCGCTGCATTGTCTATTTGTGCTATTAATAggaaaaaatttgttttagtCTAATCTGTGCTTAATTTTTGACAAAAATGGCAATAAGTGCTTAAAAGTGCTCCCCTTGGCTAGAATAAGTTATCTGATAAACCACAGCATTTAAAGTGATACTTAGGATTGATCGAATAATCAAAAGCCAAGCACACATCTCACTTATTGGTATTTAATGAGTGTTCTAGGGCATTAGTGGCTTAAGCAAACTTTATTATTCCAGTTAGACTGTGCGTGAAATCGGATCTCTGGGACGGTGGAAGATGTGTCTGACTTGAGTTATTTTCGAGTTGGatgttatatatttttgaatagtGTTCCAGACATCCGATTCGAGCAGAGTACACTGATTTTCCTAATGggctgaaatgaaattctttggggaataaattttcatttgctTAAAATTCCCCCTTTGGCATGCGAGCCTGCTGCTTCATCGGGGGTGTTAATACATTGGAATACATTCGCTGAGAAAAGAGTTCTATCTAAAATAGCTTGTATTCGCTAGCAAGAGTAGAAACTCTCGGGTAAAGTCTTAAGtgtgatataaatatttattctcaaCTAACAAGGGTAGAGTAATGAGCTTAATTTGACTTAGATATATGTATCGCTAttcctcgcatgccacagtagaatAACGAGGCTGTGTTAGATCTCAGccgttcagtgctgcccctatgaattacgatagcggaatttctgtgaactaaaatagtagCCCGCTTTTGCCGTCGGAATATAGATTTCTTTTTTACGTACGATACGGACCGGTGTGGCGCCTAATAAACTATGATACTCTGAATCTGTTCGAAATCTGAGAATTTTCACGGAATCCGCCCGAAAATCGGTAAATAGTTTGTCTACTTTAGCCGGTAAAGAATTTGGCAAGCGAGTAAAATGTTAGTTCGCGCTTTTCCCGCTATTGTtatacataggggcagcactggaTGGTCGACACGTTCCTCTCGCTATTTTCACTCAGTAGCGGGCCGAATGATagataaatatgtttttatgatttatctaatgatatttttgaagtacAACTAGGAATTCAgcgaaatactgaaataaagaaTCGGGTATTTAATAAGACGtaatattctgaaaaatagaCAAAATATTTGGAGATCACATATCTTATGATTCTAAAGACACTATCATTCAAATCAGGGATATCAGGATCGTCCCAATTtgtcgatgaaaaaaaaaaactactgtTCTATGTCATGAAGTACGTTGTGTCATTGCTTATTCTCTTGTCAATTGCTTATTCTCTTGTCAGGGGCTGAACAAGATTTTGTACCAGAAGTgaacaataaatattgaattcagtgaaaaagaattggtcgtgatgaattctataatcGATTTCTAGCAAAGTCAACATTGACAATGTGTGGTCCATGAGGAGAGAGGATATTGCGAATTTTCAGTGTGATCTGAGTAACTTGTCTTGACCAAATCTCTTAAtttgactgtcccaacttgcTGTCTGTATCAGGAAATCAGTAGGCTGAGGTGGATCTAAATATCTGATCTAACAAAGCACTAAGGAGTTCAGCaattgtaaactttattcagataCTAAATATAGTCATTTTACAACACTGTattaaaacatcaattcaCTAAATACATCCCACGAACGGTAGTTATAGGAAGGATGTCCTCTGTTCCTTCAGAATGTTCTGTATTCAGTGACGGTCGCGGCAGAGCTCACCTCGCATTAGATTTCGATCCTTGTTAGTCGGTATTTCGAGTACCAGGTAAATTATCAGCGGATTTATCTGATACTTACAGCAATAAATGTCTTTCCGTCCATTATAAAGGACAATTTTAATATCGCTCCAAGCAGATTCGAAGAGACGCCATCTTAACCAGGAAGTAACTTGCTACTTTACATGTTTGACCTTATTTGACATGcatcgaaaatgtaaaatggaggATGGGCACAACCGGTCTCTGattgaagatagagaccggtaaccagtctacgaGTTGTCTGAATTCTGCAACCAGTTACACTATAACTGCAGCAGGGTTTAAACTCATTCGTATCGGGAAATAAAAACTGAACATTCAATAAACtgaaactaatgattttgatgaaaagcGTGGTTTCTATGAGAAGAAATTCAGGCGTTGAATATAATACAGAACTCTCCACAGAATAATCCAAACCTCGATACCAACACGTTAATTCCTGACATGCGCAAAGCGCGAATCTGGAACATTATGACGTGTGTGTGGTCATTGTGTCCATTGTGACCTGCACTGGTTTGATCCAGCGCAGGAAAATGGCGGCCTCCAAAATATATCACAACACACAAAAACCGTACAATTTCCCAAACATTACCAGCTTCCCTTAACACCCCACAATTCAATATCTCAATATACGGTAAGTGTTTATCACATGGGTTAAAATGATGTAAATGTATTTCACCTCAGATATTGCGGGTAACCGATATTTGACCATGGGCCTCACACCTCGTAGTGCTAGAATTTCATTCTGAAATGATTCtgcaaaatgtgaattagtTTTAGGGAATTCCGTGTAAATTCATTCTGTTTTTATTGTGTTTTATAAAGTATCAAATGTTCCGTTTTCATTTGTAGATGtttaaaaccattttataTAGAGTTGACACGAGAAACAGTGAAAACAGTgtaagttttatttcattttttt
This sequence is a window from Tubulanus polymorphus unplaced genomic scaffold, tnTubPoly1.2 scaffold_25, whole genome shotgun sequence. Protein-coding genes within it:
- the LOC141914469 gene encoding lys-63-specific deubiquitinase BRCC36-like isoform X1: MAVSSVYLECDVYMVCLAHALSTEREEVMGLLIGEMIDNRILHISSVIILRRSDKQPDRVEISPEQLSDAAIHAERLTNELKRPMRVLGWYHSHPHITVWPSHVDVRTQAMYQLMDDCFIGLIFSVYSEDKQTKQCRIQVTCFQSVNQSPEGEPPQYMRIEIPLHIKQQNSMSQSCLESLVELPKILTREEEEEYERTMITGNNLDLINRIHNGAVFSKSLCHIMEVMSGPLMHTLESRLKQNELKLKSLSQERDSLLKQLKSTRN
- the LOC141914469 gene encoding lys-63-specific deubiquitinase BRCC36-like isoform X2; the protein is MAVSSVYLECDVYMVCLAHALSTEREEVMGLLIGEMIDNRILHISSVIILRRSDKQPDRVEISPEQLSDAAIHAERLTNELKRPMRVLGWYHSHPHITVWPSHVDVRTQAMYQLMDDCFIGLIFSVYSEDKQTKQCRIQVTCFQSVNQSPEGEPPQYMRIEIPLHIKQQNSMSQSCLESLVELPKILTREEEEEYERTMITGNNLDLINRIHNGAVFSKSLCHIMEVMSGPLMHTLESRLKQNELKLKSLSQERDSLLKQLKSTRN
- the LOC141914463 gene encoding U3 small nucleolar RNA-interacting protein 2-like isoform X1, which produces MSFFIRNKTKSEVTTIRNKKPLVKSKSFGGKQQKSGRDAVRGSAPRRDTASGGTAPAAKRRDTVGGGTAPAAKRRKPNETNNNNYKGGLNDEIASDSDSDLDLGQDKINEKSAAAGGYSSEEDLETAQEKRIRLAKQYLSQLENEEKLQDEDREAQKDLIAHRLKQDVLEQSGRLHRYIADQFLPPEAEDISVLRAHQLPLTCLVISPDNKYIFTASKDCHIIKWNLETCQKIHTIKGGKKLDPKTSAGHKSHVLCLAISSDNKFLVSGDCDKLIHVWNPENCQHIRTFTGHRDSVSGLVFRKGSHQLFSSSHDRSVKIWDLDQMAYVETLFGHQDKITAIDSLSRERAITSGGGDRSIRIWKIIEESQLVFHGHHGSIDCVSLINEQHFVSGADDNSLAVWSVMKKKPCALIRNAHSNSTDDTEINTTSKPEENWISAVSSLQHTDLIASAGSKDGRIRLWRILDDYRKLEPLFSVPVVGFVNSLQFASDGSFLVAAVGQEHKWGRWWRMKDAKNSLVIIRLKKKSET
- the LOC141914463 gene encoding U3 small nucleolar RNA-interacting protein 2-like isoform X2 — encoded protein: MSFFIRNKTKSEVTTIRNKKPLVKSKSFGGKQQKSGRDAVRGSAPRRDTASGGTAPAAKRRDTVGGGTAPAAKRRKPNETNNNNYKGGLNDEIASDSDSDLDLGQDKINEKSAAAGGYSSEEDLETAQEKRIRLAKQYLSQLENEEKLQDEDREAQKDLIAHRLKQDVLEQSGRLHRYIADQFLPPEAEDISVLRAHQLPLTCLVISPDNKYIFTASKDCHIIKWNLETCQKIHTIKGGKKLDPKTSAGHKSHVLCLAISSDNKFLVSGDCDKLIHVWNPENCQHIRTFTGHRDSVSGLVFRKGSHQLFSSSHDRSVKIWDLDQMAYVETLFGHQDKITAIDSLSRERAITSGGGDRSIRIWKIIEESQLVFHGHHGSIDCVSLINEQHFVSGADDNSLAVWSVMKKKPCALIRNAHSNSTDDTEINTTSKPEENWISAVSSLQHTDLIASGSKDGRIRLWRILDDYRKLEPLFSVPVVGFVNSLQFASDGSFLVAAVGQEHKWGRWWRMKDAKNSLVIIRLKKKSET